One window of the Allorhizobium ampelinum S4 genome contains the following:
- a CDS encoding DnaJ domain-containing protein: MLGLERDADEAAVKAAYRKKAKSAHPDAGGDPDEFGRITTSYDLLKDPVRRKVYDDTGYDPQLADVADLKGLMVLESLINDMILDEREPGSFDPVAGLRRKLTDDILKARFHILELERHRTRIRKHVDRIGRRPETDVLGSMLRARTQSIAEAIKNAETQIDAIERAYSMLEGYSYELEPLVETLSDPVPDLPKAAE, from the coding sequence ATGCTGGGTTTGGAGCGCGATGCCGATGAGGCGGCGGTCAAGGCGGCGTATCGCAAGAAGGCCAAGAGCGCCCATCCAGATGCCGGCGGCGACCCGGATGAATTTGGCAGGATCACTACGTCCTATGATCTCTTGAAGGATCCGGTTCGCCGTAAGGTCTATGATGATACCGGCTATGATCCGCAATTGGCCGATGTTGCCGACCTGAAGGGCTTGATGGTGCTGGAATCGCTGATTAACGACATGATTCTTGACGAGCGCGAGCCCGGCAGTTTCGATCCGGTCGCGGGCCTGCGCCGCAAGTTGACGGACGATATCCTCAAAGCCCGGTTTCATATTCTGGAACTGGAGCGTCACCGCACCCGTATCCGCAAGCATGTGGATCGTATTGGCCGGCGACCTGAAACCGATGTGCTCGGCTCGATGTTGCGCGCCCGCACCCAGTCGATTGCCGAAGCGATCAAGAATGCCGAAACCCAGATCGACGCCATCGAGCGCGCCTATTCGATGCTAGAGGGCTATTCCTACGAGCTGGAACCACTGGTGGAGACGCTGTCCGATCCTGTTCCGGATCTGCCGAAGGCGGCCGAATAG
- a CDS encoding helix-turn-helix domain-containing protein produces MSFSRINFELPSFWPRVCWLVFKYDGRENEFCREAPLRHSFNFRNLRRQDNFFCGVEPIEMANISVAVLNGSTAWQSDGRVFLTRMRGRRISIWIYFKLAIMRVKNLLKAWAFGERRSRECRVAGNHRRFFHGDRIMGLYDINRLLNVNDDTLGGRLATARDCAGMDLADLASIAGVPVAKLRSWEADRSEADARSLGLVADSLGVCRQWLMTGNGRGPDEEDNGGEAEDDMLLVMRRELDRLTHMYQETGSMIEILHRRIGDLEQRSSR; encoded by the coding sequence TTGTCTTTTTCAAGGATTAATTTCGAATTACCGAGCTTTTGGCCGAGAGTCTGCTGGCTGGTATTTAAATATGACGGTCGTGAAAACGAATTTTGTCGTGAGGCGCCATTGCGGCACAGTTTCAATTTTCGTAATTTGCGACGTCAGGATAATTTTTTCTGCGGCGTGGAACCAATTGAGATGGCGAACATTTCTGTTGCGGTTTTAAACGGTTCAACGGCGTGGCAATCCGATGGGCGCGTATTTTTAACCCGGATGCGCGGCAGACGGATTTCGATCTGGATCTATTTTAAGCTGGCAATCATGCGGGTAAAAAATTTGTTGAAGGCGTGGGCCTTTGGCGAGAGGCGGTCAAGGGAATGTCGGGTGGCTGGGAATCATCGGCGTTTTTTTCACGGAGATCGTATTATGGGGCTTTACGATATTAACCGGCTACTGAATGTGAATGACGATACCTTGGGCGGGCGACTTGCAACTGCGCGGGATTGTGCAGGCATGGATCTCGCCGATTTGGCCTCGATTGCGGGCGTGCCGGTTGCGAAATTGCGCTCATGGGAGGCGGATCGCAGTGAAGCCGATGCCAGAAGTCTTGGATTGGTTGCCGATAGTCTTGGCGTTTGCCGCCAATGGCTGATGACAGGCAACGGGCGCGGTCCAGACGAAGAGGACAATGGCGGCGAGGCCGAGGACGACATGCTTTTGGTCATGCGCCGCGAGCTTGATCGTTTGACCCATATGTATCAGGAAACCGGCAGCATGATCGAAATCCTGCACCGCAGGATTGGCGATTTGGAGCAGCGGTCCAGCCGATAA
- the lipB gene encoding lipoyl(octanoyl) transferase LipB, which translates to MLRSDLDKSMLASPGNAPIRWRVSDGLVGYEDALRVMEEEVAAIADGTTDELIWLLEHPPIYTAGTSADPKDLIDTQRFPVFATGRGGEYTYHGPGQRVVYVMLDLKRRRQDVRAYVAALEDVIIKTLDMMNIRGEQREDRVGVWVRRPDKAPLPDGSVTEDKIAALGIRLRRWVSFHGLSLNVEPDLSHFSGIVPCGISAYGVTSLVDLGLPVTMNDVDIHLKEAFETVFGPTVADQHIKPR; encoded by the coding sequence ATGCTTCGTTCCGATCTCGATAAGTCCATGCTTGCCAGCCCTGGCAATGCGCCGATCCGGTGGCGGGTCAGCGACGGACTTGTTGGCTATGAGGATGCGTTGCGCGTGATGGAGGAGGAAGTGGCAGCTATTGCCGATGGCACCACCGACGAGCTGATCTGGCTGCTGGAACATCCGCCGATCTACACGGCAGGCACCAGTGCCGATCCGAAGGATTTGATCGACACGCAGCGCTTTCCGGTTTTTGCCACCGGACGTGGTGGTGAATATACCTATCACGGACCGGGCCAGCGTGTCGTCTATGTCATGCTGGATTTGAAGCGGCGCCGCCAGGACGTACGAGCCTATGTCGCCGCCCTGGAAGACGTTATTATCAAAACACTGGATATGATGAATATTCGCGGCGAGCAGCGAGAAGATCGGGTCGGGGTCTGGGTTCGCCGGCCAGATAAGGCACCTCTACCGGACGGTAGCGTTACTGAAGACAAGATCGCCGCGCTTGGCATTCGTCTGCGCCGCTGGGTCAGTTTTCACGGCCTGTCTTTAAATGTCGAGCCAGACCTGTCTCATTTCAGCGGCATCGTACCCTGTGGCATCTCTGCCTATGGCGTCACCAGCCTTGTCGATCTCGGTCTGCCTGTGACGATGAACGATGTGGATATTCATCTCAAAGAGGCATTTGAAACGGTGTTCGGCCCGACAGTGGCCGACCAGCATATAAAGCCACGGTAA